In the Muricauda sp. MAR_2010_75 genome, one interval contains:
- the mazG gene encoding nucleoside triphosphate pyrophosphohydrolase — translation MNARSEQLKAVERLLNIMDELREQCPWDKKQTMQTLRHLTIEETYELGDAILDNDLEEVKKELGDLLLHIVFYAKIGSETQDFDIADVAHGICEKLINRHPHIYGDVKVQDENEVKQNWENIKLKEGKKSVLEGVPNSLPALVKANRIQEKVAGVGFDWEHPEQVFEKLKEELGELQVEVESNNADKIESEFGDVLFSMVNYARFLNVNPENALERTNKKFIKRFQYLEGKAKESGKTLKEMTLAEMDIFWEEAKKLPSA, via the coding sequence ATGAACGCAAGATCTGAGCAGCTGAAGGCAGTGGAACGACTTCTAAACATCATGGACGAATTACGGGAGCAATGCCCCTGGGACAAAAAACAGACCATGCAGACGCTCCGCCATTTGACCATCGAAGAAACCTACGAACTGGGTGATGCTATTTTAGATAATGATTTGGAGGAAGTGAAAAAGGAATTGGGGGATTTGCTCCTGCATATTGTCTTCTACGCAAAAATAGGTTCGGAGACCCAAGATTTTGATATTGCCGATGTTGCCCATGGCATCTGTGAGAAATTAATCAATAGACACCCTCATATTTATGGTGACGTCAAGGTACAGGACGAGAACGAAGTGAAGCAAAACTGGGAAAACATCAAGCTCAAGGAAGGCAAAAAAAGTGTTTTGGAAGGCGTTCCCAACAGTTTGCCCGCCTTGGTCAAGGCCAATCGAATCCAGGAAAAAGTAGCAGGTGTGGGGTTCGATTGGGAACATCCAGAGCAGGTTTTTGAAAAATTAAAGGAAGAATTGGGAGAGCTGCAGGTCGAAGTCGAATCCAACAATGCCGATAAAATTGAATCGGAATTTGGCGATGTGCTCTTTTCCATGGTCAATTATGCCCGATTTTTAAATGTAAATCCAGAAAATGCGCTGGAACGCACCAACAAAAAGTTCATAAAACGGTTTCAATATTTGGAAGGAAAAGCCAAGGAATCTGGTAAAACCCTCAAGGAAATGACGTTGGCCGAAATGGACATTTTTTGGGAAGAGGCCAAGAAATTGCCTTCAGCATAA
- a CDS encoding MATE family efflux transporter yields MLQQYTKEFSYNLRLAYPVILGMLGHTFVAFADNIMVGQLGTAELAAVSLGNSFVFIAMSLGIGFSTAITPLVAEADGARNPADAKKALKHGLVLCTLLGLSLFGAIMLCKPLLYHMEQPPEVVELAIPYLELVAFSLVPLVMFQAFKQFSEGLSQTKYPMYATILANVVNISINYLLIFGSFGFPKLGIVGAAIGTLASRFIMVGYIWFLLKRKEKFKTYVTHFNFREIEKKVMKKIISLGFPSAMQMFFEVAIFTAAIWLSGVLGKNAQAANQIALNLSSMTFMVGMGLSVAAMVRVGNQKGLQNFRELRRIAESIFFLTFILEVAFAILFLLGRHWFPTIYLDVDDIANQADNTEVIIIAAKLLLVAAFFQISDGLQVVVLGALRGLQDVKIPTFITFVAYWLIGFPVCFYLGLYTSFSSTGIWIGLLLGLTASAVMLYIRFNYLTKKLIRTKHDSKLLESNA; encoded by the coding sequence ATGCTTCAACAATACACCAAAGAATTTTCATATAATCTTAGATTGGCCTACCCCGTAATTTTGGGGATGTTGGGGCACACTTTTGTAGCTTTTGCTGATAACATTATGGTGGGGCAATTGGGTACTGCGGAACTGGCCGCAGTCTCACTGGGGAACAGTTTTGTGTTCATAGCCATGTCGCTTGGTATTGGATTTTCCACAGCAATCACCCCTTTAGTGGCTGAGGCCGATGGAGCAAGAAACCCCGCTGACGCAAAAAAGGCCCTAAAACATGGACTGGTACTCTGTACCCTTTTGGGGCTTTCTCTGTTTGGGGCAATAATGTTATGCAAGCCGTTGCTGTACCACATGGAGCAACCCCCTGAAGTGGTGGAATTGGCCATTCCCTATTTGGAACTCGTTGCTTTTTCATTGGTGCCCTTGGTCATGTTTCAGGCTTTTAAGCAGTTCTCAGAAGGATTGTCCCAGACCAAATATCCCATGTATGCCACTATTTTGGCCAATGTAGTGAACATTTCCATCAATTATTTGCTCATTTTTGGTTCCTTCGGATTTCCTAAGTTGGGCATTGTAGGTGCAGCCATTGGTACGTTGGCCTCACGTTTCATCATGGTAGGCTATATCTGGTTTTTGTTGAAGCGCAAAGAGAAATTTAAAACCTACGTAACCCATTTCAATTTTAGGGAAATCGAGAAAAAAGTGATGAAAAAGATCATTAGCTTAGGTTTCCCTTCCGCAATGCAGATGTTTTTTGAAGTAGCCATTTTTACGGCGGCCATTTGGTTGAGTGGGGTACTGGGAAAAAATGCACAAGCTGCAAATCAAATAGCGTTAAACCTGAGCAGTATGACCTTTATGGTAGGTATGGGGCTCAGTGTTGCGGCCATGGTACGTGTTGGTAATCAAAAAGGGTTGCAAAATTTTAGAGAGTTACGACGGATTGCGGAGTCCATTTTCTTCCTGACATTTATTTTGGAAGTGGCCTTTGCCATACTGTTCCTTTTGGGAAGACATTGGTTCCCCACAATTTATTTGGATGTGGATGACATTGCCAATCAGGCAGATAATACCGAAGTGATTATTATTGCAGCCAAATTACTATTGGTTGCTGCATTTTTTCAAATCTCCGATGGTTTGCAGGTAGTGGTCCTAGGAGCACTCCGGGGATTACAGGATGTAAAAATCCCTACGTTTATCACCTTTGTGGCTTATTGGCTCATTGGGTTTCCGGTATGTTTTTATCTTGGCTTGTATACCAGCTTTTCAAGCACTGGAATTTGGATAGGATTGCTGTTGGGATTGACAGCATCAGCCGTAATGTTGTATATTCGATTCAATTATTTGACCAAAAAACTGATTCGAACTAAACATGATTCCAAACTATTGGAGTCCAACGCATAA
- a CDS encoding family 20 glycosylhydrolase, with amino-acid sequence MIKKSLLLFSAIICLAACQSEKKEILYPKTDLAAVPLIPKPVKTIATHSAFGLDSNTVIYTTTQDPAFEKVGQFLSEKIKGKIGLNIAVNDAHSEKLERLIYINQSDSTDLETPESYQLYIKKDSILVNAKTAAGAFRGIQTLRQLIPEKSNDTLTDHPIWLIPSGKIVDAPKFEYRGAMLDVARHFFTVEEVKKYIDILAYYKYNTIHLHLSDDQGWRIEIKSWPKLTEVGSKTEVGGGEGGFYTQEEYKDLVQYATDRHMTLIPEIDMPGHSNAASLSYPFLNGNGKPLKPYTGTRVGFSTFDTRKDTVYSFLDDVIGEIAAITPGPYFHAGGDESHATKKSDYIHFVEKVEKLVQKHGKQMIGWNEIAQANLDQSSVAQLWNESHSAIKAAENGLKVILSPSERTYVDMKYDSISEYGLTWAGYIPVDVAYNWNPETYVEGLPRKSILGIEAPLWSETISNSAELEYLAFPRVIGIAELGWSPAEHCNWEDYKERLAQQVPYLNQMEVNYYPSPLVDWKKD; translated from the coding sequence GTGATAAAAAAGTCATTACTGCTCTTTTCCGCTATTATTTGTTTAGCGGCTTGCCAATCTGAAAAAAAAGAAATCCTTTATCCCAAAACTGACCTAGCAGCTGTTCCACTAATTCCAAAACCCGTTAAAACCATAGCAACCCACAGTGCTTTTGGCTTGGACTCCAATACGGTCATCTATACCACAACACAAGACCCAGCATTTGAAAAAGTGGGGCAATTTCTTTCGGAAAAGATAAAGGGGAAGATTGGGCTGAACATAGCAGTAAATGATGCCCATTCAGAAAAACTAGAGCGGTTGATTTACATTAATCAATCGGATAGTACGGATTTGGAAACTCCTGAATCCTATCAGTTGTACATTAAAAAGGACTCCATTTTAGTCAACGCCAAAACGGCCGCGGGTGCTTTTAGGGGAATCCAGACCTTACGACAATTGATTCCTGAGAAAAGTAATGATACCCTCACCGATCATCCCATTTGGTTGATTCCATCAGGAAAAATTGTGGATGCCCCCAAGTTTGAATATCGCGGTGCGATGTTGGATGTAGCGCGACATTTCTTCACCGTGGAAGAGGTGAAAAAATACATCGATATCCTGGCATACTACAAGTACAATACCATTCATTTGCACCTTTCCGATGACCAAGGCTGGCGTATTGAAATCAAATCGTGGCCCAAACTCACCGAGGTTGGTTCCAAAACCGAAGTAGGCGGCGGTGAAGGCGGATTCTACACCCAAGAAGAATACAAAGATCTAGTGCAATATGCTACGGATAGACACATGACCTTAATTCCTGAAATTGATATGCCAGGGCATAGCAATGCGGCTTCGTTGAGCTACCCGTTCCTTAACGGGAATGGAAAACCACTAAAGCCTTACACAGGCACCCGAGTTGGTTTTAGCACTTTTGATACCAGAAAAGATACGGTTTATAGCTTTTTGGATGATGTCATTGGTGAAATCGCTGCCATTACGCCTGGTCCATATTTTCATGCAGGTGGGGATGAAAGTCATGCGACCAAAAAGAGCGATTACATCCATTTTGTGGAAAAAGTGGAAAAACTGGTTCAAAAGCACGGAAAACAAATGATAGGATGGAACGAGATTGCCCAAGCCAATCTTGACCAATCTTCTGTTGCCCAACTTTGGAATGAATCGCATAGTGCCATAAAAGCCGCTGAGAATGGCTTAAAGGTTATTCTTTCTCCATCGGAACGAACCTATGTGGACATGAAATATGATTCCATTTCCGAATATGGTCTTACTTGGGCTGGGTATATTCCTGTTGATGTGGCCTACAACTGGAACCCAGAAACGTATGTGGAGGGCCTTCCGCGAAAAAGCATTCTGGGTATTGAGGCACCCTTATGGTCCGAAACCATCAGCAATAGTGCCGAATTGGAATATCTGGCTTTTCCAAGGGTCATTGGGATTGCCGAATTGGGTTGGTCCCCAGCAGAACATTGTAATTGGGAAGATTACAAGGAGCGCTTGGCCCAACAGGTTCCCTATTTGAATCAAATGGAAGTCAATTATTATCCAAGTCCGTTGGTGGACTGGAAGAAAGACTGA
- a CDS encoding GDSL-type esterase/lipase family protein, with product MKKFLILLLLLPIFAYPQAPNRFDNEVMEIQKKNDSLWDASKPTLVFTGSSSIRMWKDLQDRFPEQQVLNTGFGGSQFSDLELYLDELILNYNPTKIFIYEGDNDVSAKKRLKDIVNTSARILNTLQQRKQGMEIILISPKPSISRWKLRRKYRRLNRKLSRLAEKTDGVDFVDVWYPMLDKRKVKQDIFIEDGLHMNTKGYDIWYEVLKNHVN from the coding sequence ATGAAAAAATTCTTGATTCTTCTACTGTTACTTCCAATTTTTGCATACCCACAAGCACCCAATCGTTTTGATAACGAGGTCATGGAAATCCAAAAAAAGAACGATTCGCTTTGGGACGCTTCAAAACCTACGCTCGTTTTTACGGGGAGTTCCAGTATTAGAATGTGGAAAGACCTTCAAGACAGGTTTCCAGAGCAGCAAGTGCTAAATACCGGATTTGGCGGCTCGCAATTCTCGGATTTGGAACTCTATTTGGACGAATTGATTCTCAACTACAACCCAACAAAAATCTTTATTTATGAGGGAGATAATGATGTAAGTGCCAAAAAAAGGCTCAAGGATATCGTGAACACCTCAGCACGGATTTTAAACACACTTCAGCAAAGAAAACAGGGAATGGAAATTATCTTAATCTCCCCAAAACCCAGTATTTCCAGATGGAAATTACGAAGAAAGTACAGGCGATTGAACCGAAAACTGAGCAGGCTGGCCGAAAAAACCGATGGGGTTGATTTTGTGGATGTGTGGTACCCCATGCTTGACAAACGAAAAGTAAAACAGGACATTTTCATTGAAGATGGCCTCCATATGAATACCAAGGGCTATGATATCTGGTACGAGGTATTGAAAAACCATGTTAATTAA
- a CDS encoding glycosyltransferase family 39 protein, whose amino-acid sequence MISPARYWFLLSLIVLVYIAGMFVTLFENDSAQFAVMAMRMVQENDWLTLIKGTEEYLDKPHMHYWLAALSYKIFGIHDWAYRIPGILATLLGAYSCYGLGKLLYNQEVGRLASLIFMTAQTIVLANIDVRTDAVLTGFTIFSIWQLATYVEKSTLKSIALGAFGAGMAFSTKGQIALVVIGVSLLCHLAYTRKWMRLLSWKVLVALLVFAITISPMLYAYYHQFDLHPEKVIRGKDHRSGIFFIFWEQSFERMSGEGIGKNSSDFFFFFHTFLWVFLPWTVLALIAYWTRLKTFWQQKFVYNPKMEFLTLGGITILFGLISFAQFKLPHYMNILIPLYALLSASYLYTLREKEKLGVTKVILVFQYFILSLVFIFTVLVCFYVFKFKYYHGYFVLLPILGIITYFCLKRESSYLRIITISVCGSLLLNGLLNTHFYPRLLRYQAGSTMAEKVAEHQIPVDKIFKISKRLTWGLDFYNKKPVEIVSISDVEEKTDIWIYATDQELEKLLNEGYHWHEQITVDQFRITRLQLKFLNPNTRQKQLEQMHLVHLD is encoded by the coding sequence ATGATTTCACCGGCCAGATACTGGTTTTTACTCTCCTTGATTGTTCTGGTATACATCGCTGGAATGTTTGTGACCCTTTTTGAAAACGACTCTGCACAGTTTGCGGTGATGGCCATGCGGATGGTCCAAGAGAACGATTGGCTCACGTTGATCAAGGGAACCGAAGAATATCTGGACAAACCCCACATGCATTATTGGTTGGCCGCCCTGTCATACAAGATTTTTGGTATCCACGATTGGGCCTACCGGATTCCCGGCATTTTGGCGACCCTGTTAGGTGCCTATAGCTGTTATGGACTTGGAAAATTGCTCTACAACCAAGAAGTTGGACGTTTGGCATCCTTGATTTTTATGACTGCCCAGACCATTGTATTGGCCAATATCGACGTCCGTACCGATGCCGTTTTAACCGGATTTACCATTTTTTCCATTTGGCAATTGGCAACCTACGTTGAGAAAAGTACCCTGAAAAGTATTGCCCTGGGAGCTTTTGGTGCCGGAATGGCCTTTTCCACCAAAGGTCAGATTGCCTTGGTGGTCATTGGTGTTTCCTTGCTCTGCCATTTGGCCTATACCCGAAAATGGATGCGATTGCTCAGTTGGAAGGTGTTGGTGGCCCTTTTGGTCTTTGCTATTACCATTTCGCCGATGTTGTATGCCTATTACCACCAATTTGATTTGCATCCGGAGAAAGTAATTCGGGGTAAAGACCATAGAAGTGGCATCTTTTTTATTTTCTGGGAGCAGAGTTTTGAACGAATGAGTGGTGAGGGCATAGGAAAGAACAGCAGCGATTTCTTCTTCTTTTTCCACACCTTTTTATGGGTCTTCTTGCCGTGGACCGTTTTGGCATTGATTGCCTATTGGACAAGACTAAAGACTTTTTGGCAACAGAAATTTGTGTATAATCCGAAAATGGAGTTTCTGACTTTGGGAGGGATTACCATTCTATTTGGCTTAATCAGCTTTGCCCAATTCAAGCTACCCCATTACATGAATATTCTAATTCCGTTGTACGCCCTACTTTCCGCCTCTTACTTATATACTTTAAGGGAAAAGGAAAAGCTGGGAGTAACCAAGGTAATTTTGGTTTTTCAATATTTCATATTGAGTCTGGTCTTTATTTTTACCGTCCTGGTATGCTTTTATGTGTTCAAGTTCAAGTATTACCATGGCTATTTTGTGTTACTGCCCATATTGGGGATAATTACCTATTTCTGCTTAAAACGAGAATCATCCTATTTGAGAATTATTACCATTTCAGTTTGTGGTTCCTTATTGTTGAATGGATTGTTGAACACCCATTTTTATCCAAGATTACTTCGATACCAAGCGGGGTCTACCATGGCTGAAAAAGTAGCGGAACATCAAATTCCCGTGGATAAAATCTTCAAAATTTCCAAAAGACTTACTTGGGGGCTGGATTTTTATAACAAGAAACCTGTAGAAATTGTTTCAATTTCGGATGTGGAAGAAAAGACGGACATTTGGATATATGCCACCGACCAAGAGTTGGAAAAATTATTGAATGAGGGGTATCACTGGCATGAACAAATCACCGTAGATCAATTTAGGATAACCCGATTGCAGCTCAAATTTTTAAACCCCAACACCCGTCAGAAGCAATTGGAACAAATGCATTTGGTGCATTTGGATTAG
- a CDS encoding phosphatase PAP2 family protein, whose protein sequence is MLEQLLQYDQDLFLFLNGLGTPTWDGFWMFMTNTKSSFPLYVLLLYLSYKNFGWKKTGIILVAVALLITCTDQLSNFFKYGVGRLRPCHDPEISGMMRLVKSYCGGQYGYFSAHAANSFGPAIFFLILFRGKVKFIGVALILWACVVAYSRIYIGVHYPLDVLTGALVGTLFGWLFAKLAIFAFQKLGT, encoded by the coding sequence ATGCTTGAACAGCTCCTACAATACGATCAAGACCTCTTTTTGTTTCTCAACGGACTGGGAACCCCAACCTGGGACGGCTTCTGGATGTTCATGACCAACACAAAAAGCTCGTTTCCCTTATACGTGCTATTACTCTACCTCTCCTACAAGAACTTCGGGTGGAAAAAAACGGGAATCATTTTGGTGGCTGTTGCTCTCTTGATTACCTGCACTGACCAGCTCTCCAACTTTTTTAAATATGGGGTAGGTCGACTCCGACCCTGCCACGACCCGGAAATCAGTGGCATGATGCGTTTGGTCAAGAGCTATTGCGGTGGGCAGTACGGGTATTTTTCGGCGCATGCCGCCAATTCTTTTGGTCCCGCTATCTTTTTTTTGATTTTATTTAGAGGGAAAGTGAAGTTTATCGGAGTGGCTTTGATTCTTTGGGCCTGTGTGGTGGCCTATAGCCGGATTTATATCGGAGTTCATTATCCTTTGGATGTACTGACGGGTGCCTTGGTGGGTACTTTGTTCGGATGGTTGTTTGCCAAGTTGGCTATATTTGCATTCCAAAAACTGGGTACATGA
- a CDS encoding 2,3,4,5-tetrahydropyridine-2,6-dicarboxylate N-succinyltransferase: MTDLRGLIEEAWDNRELLKEEKTQIAIREVIDLIDMGELRCAQPTADGWQINEWVKKAVVLYFPIQKMEVLEAGIFEYHDKIPLKKGYKEKGVRVVPHAVARHGAYISKGTILMPSYVNIGAYVDEGSMVDTWATVGSCAQIGKNVHLSGGVGIGGVLEPLQAAPVIIEDNAFIGSRCIVVEGVRVEKEAVLGANVVLTGSTKIIDVTGDEPVELKGRVPARSVVIPGSYTKKFPAGEYQVPCALIIGKRKESTDKKTSLNNALREHDVAV; this comes from the coding sequence ATGACAGACTTAAGGGGACTTATTGAAGAAGCCTGGGACAACCGGGAATTGTTGAAGGAAGAGAAAACCCAAATTGCCATCAGGGAAGTAATTGATTTAATTGATATGGGGGAATTGCGCTGCGCACAACCCACTGCCGATGGTTGGCAAATCAATGAATGGGTCAAAAAAGCGGTGGTATTATATTTCCCCATCCAAAAAATGGAGGTGCTTGAAGCTGGCATTTTTGAATACCATGATAAAATTCCATTGAAAAAAGGATATAAAGAAAAAGGGGTTCGCGTAGTTCCTCATGCTGTAGCAAGACACGGCGCCTATATTTCCAAAGGAACCATTCTTATGCCCAGTTACGTAAATATCGGGGCCTATGTGGATGAAGGCTCCATGGTAGACACTTGGGCCACGGTGGGAAGCTGTGCACAAATTGGAAAAAACGTTCATTTAAGTGGTGGTGTGGGCATTGGCGGTGTTTTGGAGCCCTTGCAGGCTGCACCTGTCATTATTGAAGACAATGCCTTTATCGGTTCCCGTTGTATTGTTGTTGAAGGGGTTCGGGTTGAAAAAGAAGCGGTTCTTGGGGCCAATGTGGTGCTTACCGGTTCTACCAAAATAATTGATGTTACAGGTGATGAGCCTGTTGAGCTCAAAGGCAGGGTTCCCGCAAGATCGGTTGTGATTCCCGGAAGCTATACCAAAAAGTTCCCCGCAGGGGAGTACCAAGTGCCTTGTGCATTGATTATTGGAAAACGAAAGGAAAGCACGGACAAAAAGACCTCGTTGAACAATGCCTTACGGGAACATGATGTAGCGGTCTAA
- the ruvX gene encoding Holliday junction resolvase RuvX: MARILALDYGKVRTGIAVTDELQLIASGLTTVETKDLIPFLADYIEKESVERFVVGLPKQMDNSPSESEALIQPFLKKLTGRFPKIPVERQDERFTSKMAFQSMLDSGMKKKKRRDKGLVDEISATLILQAYLNRI; this comes from the coding sequence TTGGCTAGAATCTTGGCGTTGGATTATGGAAAGGTGAGAACAGGGATTGCGGTTACCGATGAGCTTCAGTTGATTGCTTCCGGATTGACCACGGTTGAAACCAAGGATTTGATTCCCTTTCTTGCAGATTATATTGAAAAGGAATCCGTGGAACGATTTGTGGTAGGATTGCCCAAACAAATGGACAATTCACCCTCTGAATCGGAAGCACTGATCCAACCCTTTTTGAAAAAACTGACAGGAAGGTTTCCAAAAATTCCTGTGGAGCGCCAAGACGAAAGGTTTACCTCCAAAATGGCATTCCAGTCCATGTTGGACAGTGGAATGAAAAAGAAAAAACGCCGAGACAAAGGCTTGGTGGATGAAATAAGTGCCACGCTGATTTTGCAGGCATATCTTAACAGAATTTAA
- a CDS encoding DUF5606 domain-containing protein, with translation MALDKILSIGGKPGLYKLLTQTRSGFVGESLLDGKRVTVGMRSNVSVLSEIAIYTLEEEVPLREVFQKIKEKEDGKKTGISHKAEKIELEEYFFEILPNYDEDRVYASDIKKIIQWYNILIDNNISDFVTEEDAEEEPTSVASSEEE, from the coding sequence ATGGCATTGGACAAAATTTTATCGATTGGCGGTAAGCCCGGACTTTACAAATTATTGACCCAGACACGAAGTGGTTTTGTTGGGGAATCCCTTTTGGATGGAAAACGAGTTACCGTTGGGATGAGAAGTAATGTCAGTGTCCTTTCTGAAATAGCGATTTATACCTTGGAGGAAGAAGTGCCCCTTCGTGAAGTTTTCCAAAAAATCAAGGAAAAGGAAGACGGTAAAAAAACCGGAATCAGCCACAAGGCCGAGAAAATTGAGTTGGAAGAATACTTCTTCGAAATTCTTCCCAATTATGACGAGGACCGCGTGTATGCCAGTGATATCAAAAAAATTATCCAGTGGTACAACATCCTCATCGATAACAACATTTCAGATTTTGTTACAGAGGAGGATGCTGAGGAAGAGCCAACTTCCGTAGCTTCTAGCGAAGAGGAATAA
- the def gene encoding peptide deformylase, whose product MILPIIAYGDPVLRKMAKDITSKYPKLDELITNMWETMYNAHGVGLAAPQVGLPIRLFVVDTTPFADDEELSKEDQEALNGFKKVFINAKIEEEVGKEWDFNEGCLSIPDIREDVKRKPEITISYLDENFKPHTETYDGLLARVIQHEYDHIQGVLFTDKLSSLKKRLLKSRLEKISKGKIAVDYKMRFPNIKKGR is encoded by the coding sequence ATGATTTTACCCATTATTGCATACGGAGACCCCGTTTTACGTAAAATGGCCAAGGATATCACTTCAAAATATCCAAAACTTGATGAACTGATCACTAACATGTGGGAAACCATGTATAATGCCCACGGGGTTGGATTGGCGGCCCCACAAGTTGGATTGCCCATTCGTCTGTTTGTGGTGGATACTACCCCTTTTGCGGATGATGAAGAATTGAGCAAGGAGGACCAAGAAGCTTTAAATGGCTTCAAAAAAGTCTTTATCAACGCAAAAATTGAAGAGGAAGTGGGGAAGGAATGGGATTTCAATGAAGGTTGTTTGAGTATTCCCGATATCCGTGAGGATGTCAAAAGAAAGCCTGAAATTACCATCAGCTACTTGGATGAAAATTTTAAACCCCACACCGAAACCTATGACGGACTGTTGGCAAGGGTGATTCAACATGAATACGACCATATTCAAGGGGTTTTGTTCACCGACAAGCTCTCTTCTTTGAAGAAACGCCTCCTAAAAAGTAGGTTGGAGAAAATTTCAAAAGGAAAAATCGCTGTAGACTACAAAATGCGGTTCCCCAATATCAAAAAAGGACGTTAA
- a CDS encoding alpha/beta hydrolase, with amino-acid sequence MKALLSLAILCCGLFLNAQEIVKLPNTEGPPITWETPGNEYFSNIWNTQVVTNVSEPSMQVFRPKEELNTGTSVIVAPGGGLFALSINSEGNDVAKWLNEKGITAFVLKYRLVPTGKDGVAEIENDAPKEPEKFMERVNTVLPYSIKDGLNAVKHVRENADTYGIDPNKIGFMGFSAGGAVTVGVAYNYTEESKPNFLVPVYYWSSVVPLEKPKEDAPPMFLVCASDDPLGLAPGTIELYSSWLEAGKSVALQMYSKGGHGFGMRKQGLPSDTWIERFYDWSKTQKLVNEN; translated from the coding sequence ATGAAAGCGCTATTATCCTTGGCAATTTTATGCTGTGGGCTTTTCTTGAATGCTCAAGAAATTGTGAAACTGCCTAACACCGAAGGCCCACCCATAACGTGGGAAACCCCGGGAAATGAATATTTCTCAAATATTTGGAACACGCAAGTGGTCACCAATGTATCCGAACCCAGCATGCAAGTTTTTCGGCCGAAAGAAGAACTCAACACCGGCACTTCCGTAATTGTTGCTCCCGGGGGTGGATTGTTTGCCCTGAGCATCAACAGTGAGGGCAATGATGTGGCCAAATGGCTGAACGAAAAGGGCATTACCGCCTTTGTTCTTAAATATCGATTGGTCCCAACGGGAAAAGATGGTGTTGCTGAAATTGAAAATGATGCTCCCAAGGAACCCGAAAAATTTATGGAACGCGTCAATACTGTGCTCCCCTATTCCATCAAAGACGGACTCAATGCGGTAAAACACGTTCGTGAAAATGCAGATACGTATGGTATAGACCCAAATAAGATAGGCTTTATGGGCTTCTCTGCAGGAGGAGCCGTGACGGTAGGCGTAGCCTACAACTACACCGAGGAAAGCAAACCCAATTTTTTGGTTCCGGTTTACTATTGGTCCAGCGTGGTCCCGTTGGAAAAACCTAAGGAAGATGCACCTCCCATGTTCTTGGTATGTGCCTCGGATGACCCCTTGGGTCTTGCACCGGGAACCATCGAATTATATTCTTCATGGCTGGAAGCCGGAAAAAGTGTGGCATTACAAATGTACAGTAAGGGCGGACACGGTTTTGGAATGCGCAAACAAGGATTACCTTCAGATACGTGGATAGAACGTTTTTATGATTGGAGTAAAACCCAGAAATTAGTCAATGAAAATTAA